The Malus sylvestris chromosome 3, drMalSylv7.2, whole genome shotgun sequence genomic sequence agacttgggggactcctaccatatgctactgcaccttgatactcggaagtctcacgaccacttagtgacttggatttttcaagtctccaaacgagaagttttcctcactcgggaaattaagggagcactacctcaacctacatgcttcactcacaaagtttcaacatacaagcttcaacaaaaggaaaaattcaaagaacttagtgaagaaggcattggtgtatttaacacaatacgttgaaatgaagcaaatcttgtttattgatatttccgataagttacaaatatgtacatatacatgaatcaaaataaacaaacaagagggagccttcacaaaggttgctcaggggaagtctcagcagtcggtagagccccagaaagagaaagcaccggagggtggttatccggagcctcagtactggacaaaaccccagaaggatgaggcatcggaggttgatcatttggagcttcattacgcggtacaaccctagaagacgacggcaataaatgcctttggaacaaacccacgaaccgctgatgatcaagtaaaacctgaccatcagattccttcatctggtcaagcttcctcttcatgtttgtagcatagtcatgtgcgagccggtgcaactgtttattctcatgcttgagccctctaatatcctgtttgagactcatcacttcagcagcccatgattcaacttggcgggttctagcaaataggcgttgggccatattagacacagaacctgcacactgaacactaagagccagataatccttaacagccaactcatcagaccgtttggaaagtagtctgttatctttgggagtgagaaggttcctggccaccaccgcagcggtcatatcattcttcatcacagaatccccaacggtaagaggatcagtaggggatatgaaggatgggcgccatatgttgtctggagaaggcgtggctgtctcttctctaaggttcaagtcaaaacgacggtcggaggggccagacattttcaaaggtgttgaagagggaagaggtcagacaaatcaagatcttagaagtgcaagaagggagcttctactggtggagattcaagtgtgttgtggaacttaatgccaacctctataaaaatctgcacttgacggagcttcaggaatcgaagaggcgtttgctttctcgaaAGCTGAGCTgttcagagaccacgagggccgatctcagaaatcgaagaagcacctgctttttcagcctcgtcagcacctgtcacatgcacactcagctttgcggaaattacgggcaatctgtcgaagatttctggtgaagtagaaagcacgtgaatcttactgttcaattaccactctccacacgcaccatcaactcctcgggtaccacatataacgttgccaaagatctctgacaaagtttaggcacgagaatttcgaagttccagctaccctactattacccacaagggtaaaggaacaacaccactgcttgacaactggaaagtacctatgtgtgtcgacctccgtgttccgtggcaagacaggctagcaagaacgtccaacctttactcacattcgagaaaagactctcaacataattactttctccaaaaccgaagcggcaccgctttccaaatcttgagagccagatccccgacgggattgcttgttcgaaaaccgaagaggcacagctctcagaacttcgagagccagatttccttagataaagcttgtctgtaatcttcacacgcaacatcagctttccagataccacataccattttttcaaagtgctctgacaaagttaaaacacgtgaagctggcagctcccactacattgttgtgaccaagaagggtaaaggaatagcattactacttgttattgggaaatccctatatatatCGACCTctctcctcaacggacaggcaaacctgcaaaaatgctcaaccctttctcgcattcgagaatgcaccctcaacataacctctcgaaatactcagctttatttccccccgataatacctcaacaaataagccacaccaagaacaagagtatctcatctCATgcgggtcgaaagcaagagtatcccatatcatgctttctccctgtccttgtcttcgtccttgtccacacctgcaggacaaagagaaagagagcagtcagtcggaacctgaaatcaaaccttcaatctggaactgactgcctgagacctttgcctggttacttacttagcattgctctcgagaactcatcctcaactgctgtcaaggtcatgaattccaccggcacatacctcatgacagttgatcagatattggctctttacactgaagctgccaagcgtggatgagtcactatgaaggaatgttctgaaggaccatttaaatgcaaaggttgcacaccacttctgccatgcaaaagattgaagcagaaggttcaatggtgagctgaaacagatcactacaacacgacacctttccataccacattcattattccgtcaacagcaaaagtatcccatatcatcaaggtcgaacgtactctagatttgacggacttgttttgaccctcaaattcttgagtcggccttatactctgaagagaaccagaaaaccctccagcacagttcaagaataagcctgtggaaagttacttcttcaaaagcaaaagtatctcatatcatctcttctccatttgcttctccttatcctggcagctgaatgagagacaaggagaaggagaacaatcaaccggaagccgaagttgaacctccgatcctgggttgcttgcttggaagtttgactgcttaccttgtctgtcacctctttcggcagatctcctagctcggcgacttgggggacttctactatagagtttgtatcgcacttgaccaagcccgaaactacaagtaagcttcaagtgaaattgatacattaccttgtgcatcttcatcggttaaagataccacccatggatggaggaaaagtacttccagagaagatgccacatctacatatgagacagataagacacgtgaaaatgataccacacttcagtacttagaagtttcgtgattactcaatggcttggatcttgcaagtccccaaccaaggagtttccctcactcgggaacttaggggagcactgtttgtaccatacttgaccaatcccgaaactactgagcaccggtcaacgttataccgtcaaagacccagaagagcttcccttcaaccaggaggccaatcacaatgcgacacgtgtcgacatcagaagtcaatcacagctcgacacgtgtcaacatcagaagccaatcacaacacgacacgtgtcaatgttagaacaaaactagaaactctcttctataaatagggatcattctcccacaataatctctaatgtcattttgtactaaactattcactagaactcacaaaatgagagcttgaacctatgtatttatgtaaacccttcacaattaatgagaactcctctactccgtggacgtagccgatctgggtgaaccacgtacatcttgtgtttgcttccctgtccctattcatttacgtacttaccttcactagtgatcgaagcaaccaagcgaaggtcgcaaacctgacactttctgttgtaccaaagtcctcgctgattttgtgcatcaacaatattgATTAAAACACCTAGAATATCAAATATTCCAAAGCACTCAAGAATTTTTGTTTCACCATTGTACTTTTAGATAAGTACGGTCAGACAGGTGTGAGTACAAAATGCTCCACCACCACCGACACTACCACAATTACTTACCAACTAATAGGtttcaaaacaaaagaatggCAGAACAAGATTCTCGTTATCTTGGAAATCATGATCATCCACCTTTGAATTGAAAATCAACAGTTAgattaaaacaacaaaagaacGTCAATCAATCTATTCTCCACAATCAATATCAAATCCAAAGATATGTAACTATACATCCCGTCGTCACCAAATGATCATGAGAACATTTCTATTCAAAACAAAATGTTTATGAAAAAAAGTTcactttatttataattttgccAAAATAAGACGACCATTTGTTTCTTTAGCGAACAATTGACTTCAAGCGACGTCAATAGTTTAAACTTGGCCTGAACAGGCCAAGTCACAGAAGAAACATTTTGTAAATTACAGACAGATGAAGAGTGCCAATTAGCATCGAGACAGATAAATTAAAAAGCATCCAGCCCTCTCTGATGCATTAAGCAACAGACGGCAGCCCAAAGATGACACCGAATTATTTGTATTAGTTCACCATCATATGATCGAATCCTCCTCCAGCCTGAAGCGCAGGAACCCGACTAACCCCAACGTTGTGAAGTAGCTGCTGCAACCATCTCCTTGTAGTTGGATCTTCCTGAAATCGTGACGCAAATAATTAACTTTGAAAGCAGACCACACAACTGTGTCCAAATAAAACAGTAGGGGATACCGAAAAGAAACAGTAAATCAAACTCAAGGTATATTTTTCCAATATCTCACAAACTATGTCTGGTAACTATATGTACCCTTGAAGATGggagcaagaaaaaaaaatacaggacTAACTCAGTAACTCCCATGAGCAACCACCAAAACATGCATTCGACAGAGTTATCACACCCTATTTTCAGACACGTTAATATGACTTCACAAACACCTCAATGCCAATCATGCAAGTACAAGGAGATGCAGCAGGAAAATTCAAGGACACTACCACAAAGAACATCTGCATACCAATATGTCCTCATCTGAAGATGAAACGCATtagttttttactttttttttttatttccaaacTACTCGTTAAGATCAATTATGAATTAAACAGCATAGGCATCCAGAAAGGAGCTTACACGAAGGGAAACACTGAAGGTAGCATCTCTCAACATATCGGGAAGACAGCTCCTCAAAGCATCACAAGCCctgatgataaaaaaattaaaaaaattaaaaaaaataaaataataataataataataataaaacaaaaaaaaaaacagatcaaATCAAATGATTAACACGAGATATTGAAGAaacgaaaaaacaaaaaagaattaaTAAATCTACTTCATTCGACCAACCTTGGGTTATCTGACAATCGAAGATAACATCGAATAATGTGTTTTAGTAAGCGAGACGAATGCTGGTCAGCAAGTGATGCAACCATGGTTCCCAAGACTCGACCCACTGCGAAAAACCGCTCAGCTGTAGTACAGATATAATCCAAGCCCACATCATCCAACAAAATCTTTTGAACAATAAATGTAGCCACCTGCGAAGATAACAACTTTTGTCAGGCAACCTCGGGGAAACTCGGGCAATCTGGGAAAGGCCTTGCATAAATGCTAATGAAACATACAATGAtgggaagaaaaaagaagaaatgaagaacAGAAACGAACACTCAACTGTTTTTGACAGTTCACTACCCATTTCCATAGTTCGCAGGCACAACGGGATTATTTCAGTTGATAGAAGAAAACTAATCACTTCTGTATCATCGACCTGGTAAAACGGAGTACAAAGAATTAATGTTCCAAattccaaatattttttaattacaaatatgTCTGGCATAAAAATGCTACATACTTCAGGTTCACATGTGAAAAAGAGTGAGAAGACCAGCTGCACATAATGGTGCACGTGCAGGATAATATTACAAGTTGAATCTAAAACCCATGCAAATAAAGCAATGTTAACTATTTTCTCATCCAAGTTCACGCTCCAGTTAAATCCTTCACTAAATGATGGAGCTAGTAAAGCCACCTATTTCAATCAacgttataaaaaaataaaaataaaaataaaataaaaagggataAAAACTAAGCGTTCTTTTTATCCCCTCATTTATCTCACGTTAGATTCTGCTAGTCCTTTTATTTCTCAGATCAGCTACACAAGCAAGAATGGAAAGGGTGCTTTTAGTTACGGCATGCAAGAAGTTTTCACATTTAAACTCTTATAAATATCAATTCTCAAAACGTGTAGCCATATACCTATCCAGTTATACTTGTATATCAGCTGGTAATTTACtcttgtacattttatcacacaaacaaataaaaagaaaatataccCATCAGTTTGTCAAATAAGAATAACAAACCTTCACTAAGGCACCAATGACTCCTAAGCTAGTAAGCCTCAAGTACTCGAAAGGCCTTGACTTGCTTGTTGTATTAAGGAAAGGGTACAAATATAAAGGTATATGAGCTGCCAACGACAAGAGAAATGAAAAAATCATTGgttaaattttatatgaaaacaTCTCACTGGAGCTGCATGAAAAAATTATGCTTCTATGTACAAGCACATTATAAAGGACATTTCAAGATTTGAATGTAAACAAGATAAAGGTTATTACCATTAAGGAATAACATCCTTGTGTCTGGGTGCGATGCCACACACTACAAGAAGATACAAAAGGAATATGAAGCatacaataataatgagaagTGTAAAATATACGCCAAGCCTCTTTCATAGGGAAGGTAACTGTCGTTTAGGAAAAAAATGAAGTGCATCAATAAAGATTAGATATATAATTTAAAGGCAACAACAATGAACCTGAAGAAGCGCTAGAGCATTGCAAACTCGATTTGATTGGACAGGAGTTAAATTTGGTGGTGATAGAACAGGGTATATTGAAACTATCTCCTGCACAAAGGATAAAAAGTAGAATGAGAATCCATCATCAGGGAATAAGAAAAAAGACAGTATCCAGTATTGTTGATTATCAAACAGACAGTCAAATGATGGTACGTCAACGATGCATGGACATATGTATAACACATAGGTCCTACTCCTACATACAGAAGGAAACTTGCTACCCTTGTAGATGAAGGAATTTACAAAACAAGTGAACAGCAACTGACCAACAaccgccaaaaaaaaaaaaaaagaacaataagAATGACatgaatataaaataaaaaaacgcaTACCTGTAACAGAGCAGCAATAGTACCAAAAGAATTCCACAACAATGGAGCCAAATCTTGAAATAATTCTCTCTTCTGAAAATTGGAACATGAAAGGAAACAGGGGTTTAACTAGGACTatgtgtatatgtacatatatagtACCAAAAGGATTCgatacgaaaaaaaaaaaataaatctattacaaatgaaaactaaaaccaagaaaggcAAATCCAAGTCCACTTTCAGCTCAAAAATGTTTAACAGTAAGAACTAAGAACTTATTTTTTCGGTGAAGAACACATGAGCATAACAAACAAAGGGGTGGAAACTTTATCGTCGTATTGCAGGTATAATCTagccatttttttcttttcttatccctttaaaaataaaagagaaaataagGTCAAAATAACATTTTGGCTACGTGCTTTAAGGCACCGTCAGGCTCTTCACAATAGGTGGGAACAATAATCCTTTGGCCAACGTGCTATTATGGATGGAAACTAACTTCTTTCCAGATCTGATATGCAACTGTCAACAAAGTAGTCAATGAAAACTTCAAACTAATAAagcaaaattaacaaattatgAAGCCTATTTAGCATGTTATAATGGCATTTATATCACTTTCATTCCCATACCACCGATAGAATTATAGCACCCAACCCAGGACCAATTGGTAATGTGTGGAGAGGCCCAAGATCGTATTCTTATGTGAGACTTCACATTCCAATTGTGTAAACATACTCAACACACCCCTCATCTCTAGTGGAGGGTAACTTGAGCTAAACACATGGAGCTAAACACGCGGACAACACATACATGGGATGACATGGGAGCACGTGTAGCCATTGGGGCGTGACACATAGATTGCGTGCAGGTTCCGTGATATCTAGTGATCCCTAAACCCTTTCAACAACCACTACACCATTCCAATCCTAGACACACAAAAGAGATTGCAGCTATGCACCTTCTCCATATCCACCTAACCAACCAATACGTACCCAGAAACGTAAAACAAATGGCAACAAAATCCAATTTTGATCCTGCCCTAGGAACAACTATATTAAGGTGCGACCCACATGCATGCTGTGATTACAATGAAGCTAACTTGAAGTCTCAACTCTAACCAGAAAAAAGAGCAAGCAAACCCTCTTCGCACGAACACGTCATGCAAAACTAAGTATCTCATTACCCCAATTGCCTTGGTTTTCTCAGCAAAACTAACATGATTACAGAGCAAAGAAATGAagctaaaacaaaacaaaactcaatAGAATCCAAATTACAAAACCCTAAATCCAAATTTTAAACCTTATCATCATATCATCAAGCTACATAAAccctaaaacaaaaattaaacaaaaaccctAACAGGGACCAATCAAACACAGAGGATTTCAATTGTCCAGAACCAATGAAAGCAAAAAGATTAGACCTTAGAGAGTTCAAGGAGCGCGTTTTCACGAAGTTGAGGGTTGCTGAGTTCGAGCACCAACTGCTCCGCCGACGCCATGTTAGGGTCCCTGTTCGGCTGGGCTCCGGCAGCACTGGGGTTGGAACCGATCGGACCTCCAAACGGTGCGCTCATCTCCACAAACTAGCATAGATTCTCCATTTCATAGCAGGAAGTTGTCCAAGCTCTAAAATTTTGCCATTGCTTTCTCACAGTTTACTCTCAGTTTTCTGTAGAgagggggggaggggggggggggagagagagagtggggagGAGAGCAGTAGTTGGCTTTATATTTGAAGACACGTACTCGACATGCGCGTGGTAATCGCCCTTGATGTTGACACCTCACTTTGGATTGAACTGATTTAGTATGTCCGCTTGGAAAGGGAAGTGTGTCTACGCTCCTCCACTGTCGGATGGATGCTATTTTAAATGCTTCCCAGAGCAAGTCCACGGGGGACCATTACGCGGGCACCAGCCAATCCACTCCAGCCCAGTAGATTAGGAGCCCAAGCCGGCCCATAGGTCGGTTCAGAATGAGCAGAGCTAAAGCCCGGTCTATTTGACAATATGCTTATAACAGCGTGACGTCACAagtccttttaattttttttgttttttgcacCAGGTGCATAGGAAACACGCGCACGTGATCGCAAGTGGCTGACAATGTCGCAAATGCGAGGCCCAATGTGCAGGCGCAATATGGGTTTCTAGCGTGGGGACATgtgatttccaacggtaaaaaaaatttgaaatttaaaattaatggcTACTGACATGGCACAATGAGGACCGTTTGATTTTCAAATCAACAATCTAGATTTTTTCCGCCAAAAAagcttttaaaaaataaataaaatgtcataaataaataatatttttttataaagtcagaaattaaaaatattattattttaataaaattgactgggctattttttttaggaatggagatgcatttggcctattactattcatttgggTTTATTATTGTTCACTGAGTGGATTAAATAGGTTGGGTGCTGGCGCATTTTTTTtaagggtggacttgctctttaTTGCATGACTCATGTATGACAAAACTTACTAGCTCGTTATCATAGGACATGACTAGATTCAACATGATGGTTAACAAATTGGATCAATCGTATACGATAAGACCCGCTGGCTTATTATAATAGAGCACGATTCAAATCCAACAATAAGCTTAATAAATTGGGATTAACCATTAATTGCACAAGCTCATGTACAAGGCTTTTTGAATTACACATGATAAGAGTTTTGAATTTGTTCACCATcgtaattacttttaaattataTAGAAATAATTGCAAGAGAACATGGGTACCGTAGTTTAAACGAGTCAAGCAAGATCGATTTCCACAAGACCTAGTGTGAATAACTTGTGCTTAAGAACAATTCTTAGTTAACTTTCAAATACAAGATTTATAAGcttgaaatttgaattgaaataaCAAGTGCAAATTAATAAAAGGATTAAAATCAACACAATAATAATTATGAATTAACACATGcaaactttgaaggttaggttttcctaatgcatattctacttggGGCATTCAACCtagaacatatatctaacatgtAATTCGTATGTGACATTTGTAAGATTGTGAGTATGAAATATATGATAGAACCAGTCATAGTGGTTAAGATTGATACGAAAAAGTCTTGATTAAAGCTATTAGGTTGTCCTAAATATTTTAGGATGATATAATTGAGAGAAGTTCTGATTGGTTCTGGAAAAGGATTTAGTGTTGGAACTTTGTAAGGTCTCATAATTCTTTATGGTTTGTATAGTTTGAATCCTAGTCCAATTCTGATAGGGAATGGACAAAGGATTACTATATATATGTGTCACAAACCACTACTCTTGCGTTCGTTGGCTTATTTTTTTCTAAGACCTATTGATTAGAAGAGTTGTTATCACCGCAAAAGAGGAGAAGCTTTTGAGCACAGAGGCTGCAATGGCTTCTTCATCAGGATCGAATAATGCAGGTATGTTTTAAGGCCTTGGTTCTTAAGTGCGTTCAATAAAAGGTTTATGAGTTGTGATTCAATTGGATGAATTCTTGTTCCTTGGATAAGAAGTTATAATCTTGTTCTTACCCGTAGTATTAGAGCCATTAGGTTTCAACCATTGAATtcaactaaaattaaaattgaaggcATGAAAACATACTAGCTGGGTTTCAGATTGAGTTCTTAGGGTTCTTAAAATCTTTAGTTTGAAACGGCATCATTTTCGTTATAGAGCCATTGGAAGGTTAATGTAAGATCTCatatcacccaggggagtgatccttatatgtatattctcatccctacctagcatgaggcattttaggagctcactggcttcaggttccatcgaaactctgaagttaagcgagtagcgcgcgagagcaatcccatgatgggtggcccactgggaagttctcgtgtgagtttccagaaacaaaaccgtgagggcatagtCAGGGccaaaagcggacaatatcgtgctacggtggtggaacgggccagggatgtggtggacctcgggccgggatgtgaaaGTTAAGTTACAAAAATGGTGTCGTTTTGTGAGATGtttaaataactaaaaatttgaCCGTTGGGAAATCTGGGTTTATGTTTTCGTTATGTTCTTCGAATAGGGTTTCTTCTCCATCGTCTTCAATGGACCTATTTCTTCCTTGTTGTTCTCTAAAACATAATTTTGAGTCAAGATAGATGCTGAAATTGACAAATTTTAGAAGCTAACGACGAAAATGTATGTATTTTGaaattcgatttttttttcagattatgCAGAATGTTTGGATTGAGTTTATATGAATTTAATGTTGGAAATTGGTTACTTGAtcatgtttataccatacttagggcctctgtatttagatctcgtacaaatactcgggggacttaaatgtaattatgtaataaaggaaggggaaaatatgtaataagtgatgagtccttattctataaaagaacctctcaccctcacaatgagatgaggccaattcctaggccttctcaccccctctcaaagctctcactctcagagctctctctctctctcagataaatacataatcagtgtggacgtagcctaaaccttgaggtgaaccacgatatctcttgtgttatttacattttatgcaaattcacggtcggatttacgttgtttcaagacctccggttttgtgcatcaacatttggcgtcgtctgtgggaaatgacacgaaaaactatgtcgattctctttcattttttcacctccaccgtgaatctgcaaaatcacaaaaaaaaaaaaaaaacaccagaaGTTAGAAAGTTCGGATCGGTCATATTATTGGGTTTTGGGAACTTCAACTTGGGATAAGATCAGTTTCCATATTCCATGCTTCCCAAATTCCCAGCAAAGCTTTCACATCATCAGTACCATCCCAGTTTCAAAGTCTGTTAAGAGAGGCAAAGCAGGGGAGAGAAAGAACGCACTCAAAGACTCTCGTTTTGCTCTGATTGCTTTGACTGCCTGCGAAGGTCCAATGGCAGCAGATCTGGTGCTTGACACAGCC encodes the following:
- the LOC126616684 gene encoding uncharacterized protein LOC126616684; protein product: MSAPFGGPIGSNPSAAGAQPNRDPNMASAEQLVLELSNPQLRENALLELSKKRELFQDLAPLLWNSFGTIAALLQEIVSIYPVLSPPNLTPVQSNRVCNALALLQCVASHPDTRMLFLNAHIPLYLYPFLNTTSKSRPFEYLRLTSLGVIGALVKVDDTEVISFLLSTEIIPLCLRTMEMGSELSKTVATFIVQKILLDDVGLDYICTTAERFFAVGRVLGTMVASLADQHSSRLLKHIIRCYLRLSDNPRACDALRSCLPDMLRDATFSVSLREDPTTRRWLQQLLHNVGVSRVPALQAGGGFDHMMVN